The genomic segment GGCTTGGAAATTGATCCATCTACGCGAAAAAAGATATTTGCAGACAATAGCACCTGCATGAAAGTAGCAGCAGTACAGTCTAAGGATCTAAATTATCCAACGATGACTGCCCGGGTTCAAAAACAGAGAGAGTTTATAGTTACATTTCGAAGAACAGTTACTAATGTTGGTCTCCCCAGCTCATCATATAAAGCAGTTGTTACTAAGGCTTCTCTATATAATATCTCTGTGAAGCCTAAAATTCTATGGTTTAAAGGCgttgaaccaaagaaaatcctttACTGTGACTGCCAGAAGTCCAATCGTTGTGTACGCATGAGCTGTGATCGCATTTGACCTCCTTAATTTACGAAGTCAGGCAAATTGTTAGGTGCTCTGGCCGGATgcctaatttgttcaaatgTACTTCTGTTTCGAAGTTTGTACTAGAGCTCCTAAAGGTCCTTTAGAGTATATACATCGAAATAGATCGGGGATAATATCCTTCCTACAAACAATTGCACTCAATGGCCTTGATATTTAGCTGTCATTTGTTATGCTGAGAGCATATTTATTCTTCAAGTAGCTTTGTTGCGTTCTTCAGTAAAATTCTTCAGGGGCCGTCCAGAAGAGGTTGCATGTAAAAGATTTAACATGGACAGGGGAGAAACAAGATGCTTTCAACTAGCATCTGCACTTGATGTTATTGTTTGTTGGAAAagaccataaaaaaaaaaaaaaagaagaagaaatctgGTTTATGCTTTCAACTCTTGACTTGAAAACAGAGCCAGGGGGCCAGTACGTGTATAATAAGAGATGATTATATATATCATGGCAACTAGTTTTTACATCCTTAAACTTGGGAATTATAATACATTATACCCTGATCGTGTTTCATCAGGAGAATGAAAACATCGAAATCTTTCCATTTGAAAAAATAGCAGCGCACGCCATAATCGCTGAGCTATGAGGTATGAAATAAAGACTACAAATGTGTCTGCCAAATTACATATTCGGTAGCCACACTTGCCTGTATCCTGTTCCGCAGATGAACACAAGCCAATTAAGTTGCCATAAATGACCCTTTACATAGTCTTTGCTGCATCGAAATGCCAATTGACTCCCCGTCCATTCTGTGTTTTGGGGTACACACAATGTCCGCAAGTTAACAAAGGGCTTCGGACTAGCACCCGTCCAAATTCACCTCCTTTtaaatttgtaaaaaaatttgCAGTGACTCTTAGCAGATTTTGAAAACATGCTTCCTATAATATATACTTAGTATCAATTTGAGCAGCCGTATCTCTATCACGATGCTTCCCACACTTTGTAATCCTTGCCCTCAGTAGCTAAGGACCATTTTTGAGGACCAGTTTGAGGCTCATAGTAACCCGGTCCAATTTTCATGGCCACCTTCTCATCAATAATTGCCGCATAAACATCCCTTTCTGCCTTCATTACTTTAACCTGAATACAAGATAAAAGAAAGGGACAACGATAAATCCTAGTGTGGCCAAGATAATATATTTCCCCTAGCAGTCTACTGACAATTCCCCTGTCCCTTGTTTTTACAAAAATGTGACTGACTGATGGCTGTATAAGAAAAAGGAGGACAATATTTCCACAAGAATAAACCTTGTCACCTGAATTTAACGGCAAAGGCATTCTCCAAACAGGTCATCAGATTTAGACAAAACTGTTAAGAGATGACCTTGTAACATCTAACATGAAAATCTGGATACCAGACAATTGCTTCAAATGATATTGAACAATTTCCTTTTAACTTCATGTAGCAATTAAATTCAATACTCAACCAGCCAAAAAATACAGAGAAGTATTTAATAAAGGACAACGAACAGGATCAGTAGAAATAGTAGGAAACTGCACGATTTAAGAAATATACCAGTTCAAAGGATCAATGAAGCTAATGATTGGTTGTAAATCCAAGACAAAAGTAGAAAGATAAAGGTCTTAGATTCTGCATTTGCAATCTTCCACAGTATCAAGAGATTAATAGTCCCGATTGACTTATGTTCTGTAGGAACCATTTTTCATTTTGACATGCTTTTTTCAGACAACAGGAAATTACTGCAGTGATTAAATTAACATCATAAACTTACTATGCTTCTGCAGTGGATCTTGTTCCGGGTTCTCACGGAGATTAGTTTTGATAGTTCGGACTGGTAGTCAGAAAAAATGTGATCATAAAATACAGTCGGTGTTCCTGGGTGAGTGAGGATGTAAGCATATCCTTGCATCTCCTTTCCACCTGGAAATCTCCAATGACCCTAATAGATGGATTGAAAGGAAAACAGCAAGCAAACAAGTTGAAAAGTAGATTAGATGTCATTACTCATCAGAACAGTTAATGACAGCTATTTAAAAATGTCAAACAAGTTCTGTTTAAACATTATTGTAAAGTTAATGATGTGACCGATCCTTAAAAAAAACAAGTTGCTATGTCAAAGAAAGGACATACAAACGTGTGATACACCACTACTTGAGAGCTTCTCTTCCATCATGAAAAGAGAGAAATGTGTCAAAAGGCCAGTTTATTTCATTGAATGAGGTAGGTAAAATAAGAGGAAGTCCATTAAGAGACACTTTGAATGTGCTATTATTTTTGTATTGAAAAGCTTGAGTTCATGGAACTTAGCCAGGGCCCAGAAAGAtacaccagagcaataaactcTCAGTACTATATACCTGAGTAGAACCAGTATCATGGTTCTCTATAAAAGTAACCGCACGAGATGGCCACCAACCAACAACTCCAGGAGGTTTCCCTTTCTCGTCAGATAATCGCCAATATTCATACCTTCCAAGTGCCTAAAAGTTGCAGATCAAAAACAACTAAGACACGAAACTGCTCCCAAAGCAAATGAAACCATGCACTCTATATAAGTAGAAGAGAAAGGTTCTAAGATGTTATGATGGTTAATGCAGCCTCTGCTAAGTAGATGCTTACAGAATGAAGAATCCCTTTTGTGGTAACATCAAATGCACCAGCACATCCATTAGTAGCATTAATCCAGTCAATAATTCGCTGCCTATGTGCATCTTGATTGTGATCCATGTCCCCGTATGTATAATTAAGAGAATCCCAGTACTCGCCCACAGCAAAGTAAGGCTCACTAGCATCAATGTAATCCTTGACATAACCACCCCAAAAACCTCGAACAAAATCAAGCCTCCACCCATCATATCCAATCTCTTGCCTGCAAGTCCACAAATTCCAAAAGACCCAGAAGTTAGTCCCAGGTAAGTAAAAACCTGGAATTgtacttcaaatcatcaaataACCTGATGAAAGATACAGATGTATTACTGAACCCACTACCAAACAAAGAATTAAACAAGCACTTGACACAGAGCAATGCCAAGAAATGACCTTAGCCAACATAACCATTCTTTGAGGTCCTTTCTCACGAATTCTTGTGAATGATCGATATTAGGTGCAGCATGGAAATTATCCCCACTACTTTTATTGCCTCTTCCCTGTGAGGAAAAAGATACAGTAAAATAAATTGTTGGAACTGCCACGTTTTTGGAATCACACAGTGGGAAATCCAGATGGGTATGTAAATACAAAGGTAGAAGATACTGCTCAAATCAGAAGAAACACCAATACTCTCAAAATCGATTTGTCCAGAGAGTGGAGACACGAGCATTTGCCTGTAATTATATAATGGAAAATAATCTAGGTACCACACAACAAGTAAGCTTCATAAAAAGTAGAAGGATTGCAGTTGCTGTTTCCAAATGCAGCACACAACTGTAAGTAAAGCCAACCACAAAGCACTAAATCTTGACAACCAAAATAAGCAGGATTAAGTTAATGTTTTGCCATAGAAATCCGTCCTAGCTATAGGAAGCTCAGAAAGTGTACATTAAAGACAAAAAATTGAAGCAAAAGGAAATGACAAGAATCACATTTCCCTTAGTTTCTGTATTTTTTCAACCAGTATACCAGTATACTGTCTTATTTACTCTTTTTTATCAGGTTTAATCTGCAGCCCAGGGTTTATGCAAATTTATCTACACACTGTTGAATGTTGTATTAAAGGAATGACAATAATGTTTTACACTCAACTATCCTGATAAAATCTGCCACTAGTTCCGATACCAACAAGCTAGTAGTTCAACCGTGAATGTTAAAATCTGTAACTAGGCACAAGCAAGTACCTGAAAATGTGGATCATCAGCAACCACTGCACAATCATCCCAATTCAAACGGCCAccaaaaatattccaaataCCATTCTGATTTTTGTAATGGGCACATCTATGGTTTAACACAGCATCTCCGAGGACATTGATGCCAACTTCATGGAATCTCTTCACGAGAGACTTTAATTCATCAATACTTCCATATCTGAAAATGATCAAGAAGTTAAAAACATCAACCACAGAGGCAGACAGACAGAGGGAGAGAGTGCTGCAAGAAGATGTGGTATAACAATTTCAGTAGTTATTCCTTGATCAGCATTTATTCCAATAATCAGAGCAATTTCAGGTAATCGGATTTATTTGTTCCCTTAGTTTAgttattctaatcaaataaacaaattataaCTTTACCTAgagataaaaaaagaaattacaagagaatataaaaatttaattaacatcTGCCCGGTAGCATAAAGAATTGGAAGACAGGcatgaaaagaagaatgaataGCCTACTTCTGAAAGTAGACAGGTGTCAGCTACCACAATAGATTTGACTTAGCTACCCATTGTCAACTCAAATCCATGAAGAAGACTACAGCAGATCGTACTATTAAGAAGGCCATGGTTTTCATGATTATGTTTATAGGATTGAAGTAGGTGCAAACAGTATTAATGAAGTTTGCACATTTAGGTCTAAAGTCAGAGTTCAGTCCCACATTCTACATAACGGTAAATTATCTGAATAGGAAAACTGCATAAGCATGTCCAAATTCAGGATTCCAGGAAACTAATCTAATCTTAGTACCTATATTAGTTTTCCAACACAACTGTTCTTACCTGGAGTTCAGATTGTACAAATCCTTTGGCATGTAGCCTTCAGGTGAAACAGACTCTGTGGGCGGAGGTAACCAGACAACAGTAAAACCAAGTGATGATAACTCTGCAGCTTTTTGATGAAGCTCCATATACCATCTTCCAGATTTATGTGACTCCCAGTTAAATCCTTGACATACAACTTCAAAACCAGAACCAGTCCCAGAAGCTATTTTGACAGACGGTGTTAATACCTCTGCTTCTGAGACTCCCTCTTCTGTAAATGTCGGTATGGCGCTCCTAAAGATACTATAGGCTTCTGCAGCAAGCTTCTCGATCTCCTGAAGAATGCTTTCTTGGGCttctttaattttagttttccgACTTTTTTCTGAGGCAATGTCACTGACCAAATTCCTTATCTCATTAATGATTCCATCCGTATATACAGTAGATGATTCCTTTGTTTTATTGGCAGAATGAGACTGGCTATGTTCTTTATTGAGGACCCTAGAACTTGAGAGGGGAATATAGAAGTCCTTCCCCATATTATTCAACCATGTATTCTCATTTAGCTTCAGAGCGAAGACAAAAGCAGTGAGCCCTACATCCAAAGTAAATGATCCCGAAGAACAAGTTCCACCCTCTTTTCGCTGCAAAAACAGGTGCATCTGGGGTCATTTACAAGCATATTTTGACCTCAAACAATCTCAGTTACCAAAAGATTGTGGCTTGGTCATAAAAAGGACTAACAGTCTATTTGGAGTTTCTGATACTTGAAAGCAGATATGACACTAACAAACAATCATTACAACCAATTCGTGTCtgtgtacacacacacacacacacagcaTTCTCGGGAATATCTTAATAACTCATTAAAAAGACAGAATCCATTCCATTattatttaaatcaaataaataaagcaaagaaCAAGCCTTCGTATATGTTAAAACTTACTCAAATACTGCCCAAGGAGAATATATTGCATCTCACAGAAAAAGCAATTGAAATGGTGTAAAATCTTAGGACATGCAAGCAAAGATGACAGAACCCTGGCTAAGATGAATGAACAGTTTCTTCCTATGGGGTAACCGAGGAGACAAGTTTCCACAAGGCAACTAACATCTCTTAATAGGGACAAAGTTCCAACTTAACAGTATTTTCAACAGATGAGATCAGATCATGGAATAAAAGCTGGGAAAGTATCTTAGTTACAGCTTGGTTTCActcttgctctctttttctGGCATAACAACTTGGTTTCACATTTGCTTTCTGCTGCTGGATTTACTATTTGTTGAACTCTTTTGCAGTAAAGTTGTTGTTAAGACCCCTTCAACTTTTAATCAAGTTTTAGAGctcagaaatttgatcaagcTGATGACTTGAGTTTTATGCACTAAGAGTCTCGGTCCGTGTGTGTACGCCCACATGCACTTATATGATCATGCCAACAAACAAAGAACTTGGTAAATAAATTCCTTTCAAGTTTTTATAGTTACAGGGAAAAAATTCTCCACATTCACCTTATATTTTGGTAGCTTTAGACACCTTATAAATGATATCCTGATTATCCCCTGCTGTTTTAAAAAGAGTTATATTTCCTGAGACATGAATATTTGCTTGAAAGATAAAAAAGATGTACCAGCAGGCAGAAAACTGAATTTAATCCTTGATGATATATGCACAAAGACTATGAACTCAGATTCTGTTAGGGTTAAGCATGCAGTACATAAACCTCTCCAACTTAAAGTTCTATCTAAAGACACAGCATAAATTTCTACCTAGTTCAAGATTTTGACAACTTTTAATCCCAAAAATATTTGGAATAAGATAAATGAAATACGATACAAACTTACTAATAAACGTGCATAAGAAGATTGAAGAAATTTGCTGTGCAATGAAGAGAAATTGAAAGTACATGAAAATCACGAACACACCCCACAGCAAAATAAATTATTCATGATTCAAAACCATAGAAAGGAGTCAGTAATGCACTTTTCCACCGCctaatttccatttttccagGATGCAAGCCCTTCACCTTGGGTAAAGGAAGGACTAGGCACCAAGCCACGcagggaaaaaagaaatttaaaaaaaaaacaatatggTGGACTAAGTTCAAATAAGGACCAATTATCCAGCTGGGCCAAATTATCTTTTGGGGCTGCAGCGCTAAAATAAGTCATCACCATcagatataaatagaaaaaatattaaaattgtaTACATACTTGCAACAAAGTTCTCAAAGCCTTATTCTTGAATACTTTTGTTTCAGATGGATAGGGCTGCTCTGGAAGTTCCCACTTCCGATCCTTGTCTTTGCAGACTCCCCAGTGAACAATGACATCTCCTGGTAAGTCCGTTTCGATATACAAAAGATTCTTGGCTGTCTCTGGGCATTGTGTCACAGAAACAGTTACCGAGTTATCAACAAGAGTTTCTCTTACAATAGGATGCTCTTCATAAAACCCTTCAAGTCGACTATTTTGATGAGGTGGATCTTTTGACTCACAAGTGGTAAAATCCGTTTTATTTTCAGCTCCTTCTGACTTAAGAAGCATGTTGGACAGCTGTCCAAAAGCTCCTGGTGTGCAAGTAGAAACACCAAGACTTTAGTTGAGGAAGTTAGTAAAACTGAGCAAGcggaatgaaatgaacaaagcTCAATTACAACAAAGGCATTAATCTTTCTTCCTCATCCCATATATATCATATAACTGAAAAATCTTCATGAAGTACGAATTTTTTCTGGCCCACAATTTTATTAAGACATGCTCTTGATTATAGAATTCCATCCAGATGCAACTACACCATCCAACTTATCAGACCATCAGCAGTTTGTTTCAGATAAATCATTGAAGGCCAATAAACTCATAGACCAGTTTAAGGTTCCAATCATGAAGCATGATAAGAGAGAGATAAAAAGGAATATAGGTAAGTTGGAGAAAACACATAAATGCAAACAATTTACAGCTGCAACTGGAAGATCTAAAGAATTATGTACAAAGAGTAGAAATTGATTAACCTGGCCATATACCAAAGCCTTTTTTTGCTCCTACAACATTGCCATCATCATGACGATACTCAGTCAGAGGAACCTTGAAGTCTCTTCCTCGATGCTGATACCAAGATCCACTGTCCTCATcctgacaaaaagaaaaagaaacgatTCAAGGttacagaaccaaaattcaCTGACCAAAAACTCTACATGGGAATTCTTATCTAATGGCAATGACTCTCAAAAATATTTGCAGGCATACCTTCAATACAAAATTTATTGCTGCGATTGAATTATTTGTATTGAAATCAATCTTCACTTCATAAAAACTCTCTCCTTCCAATGTGGAGGATTTTTCTAGAGGAGATTCAATTGCATAGTCCTGTCATAAGAGTCAAAAAATATATCAAGGAAAGAAATGAGGAAAACAACTGGACGGCTAGAAGGCATGAAAAAATCAATTACCACCTTAATGGCAATAGAACCTGGAGGTCTCATCTCCGGGGGAGGTTGATCCCATTCACTGCATCTTATATAGAAAATTCAACTTCAATGTGTGCAAAGCAGTTACCATAGTCGAGATACAAAAGTTCAAGataaaataaagctaaaacaaacaaaaggaCTTGGAATCAAAATCTCtggatatatttgtaaacatttttctttcttctaggCTTGAATATGGAAATAATGATCACTATACAGTTCATCTTTATGGTCCTTAAAAGAAAGTCGAACCTGCCCACATCGCCTATGTACTTAACTCCCCAGTGAAGAACCCACTTCCCTGGTAGACTACATCCCACAAGGAGCTGCCAGTTTTCCTCATCTTTCCCATTAACCAATCTGATTGTTATCTTTCCTTCAACCTGCCATTCCCACAATTCAAATAtaaacatcccatccatattaaTCACCAATTAAACCATAAACACTCAACCATTAAGAAACAGATCGTAGCAGTAACATTAATGATACAGCAATCAGTTTTGTTAAAAGCAGGACAGTGACTAATTAATCTTTAAGCACAAACCCAGTATTTAGATCGTTCGATTGCCTTACTTTTCTTCTCGTCTCTTTATAACGAGCAAAACAAAAATCCCAGATTGTGAGCTTGTATTTGCTTTCCTGCCAGTCCTAACATTGCATAATACTAGCACACCCCTCAGAAGCATCTCTTGTTATCGCAGCCAGATTTCCTAAATTAAGTAACCAAAAAACGAAATTCCCGCCACGATACAAACCACAAAACATTCACTTTTTtaaccagaaaaaacagttgTATCAGAAATCTGTACTTAAAAGTTCATTTTGTCAACCATTAAAAAGATTAGATAACCACAATAGGTACAAGGAAACTTATCCATTAGGAGATCAACAACTGattaagggtctgtttgataacataaaaaagtgctgaatctgaattttttcagacattcagatgttttaagtgtttgataaatgaaaatctatttgctgaacttgttaagcaATGCTGAACCTATGCGTATTTTTTTtagcacaagaatcctaactgattctgataaaaatcaatagaattacttcaactatcttatcttatctaccaaatctacccttatttgttaattatgttcaaaattcttatctaattaaacaacctaatattctctatctaacgatttttagtttctcttttctccttttttaataactttcacattttctctatactcctcatataatatatttcatcttttatattaatttgatttaaaaataaatattatcattttcatacctaacaattttaaactaattaaatcatagattctatttcttttttgaatgaaaggatataagggcaaaattgtcaaattaaacttattaagcattcagttataaatatttatcaaacaatataaatagattcagcattaaaattcagacattcatatatttttttagtgcttaaaattcagcaaattaattatttcaatatttaaatttcagaattcagatttcaaaattcagattcagttttatcaaacagaACCTAAGTAGACAATAAATTCATTAGTTAAGCATGAGACGACACCGTTCCATGACTGATACTAGCATCAAACGCAACAGAAAATCATTAAGCATATCGAGGAAGTACCTTTACTGGGCGTTTAAGGGAGAAAGTTTCGCTGAAAACGACGTCAGATTCGACGACGGCAGCGGTGTCTGTGGAGGCGCTAGCTCGGAGAGTAAGAGCCTCGGGAGCTTTCAGTTCAAAGGAGCTCAAGCTCGGGCCACCGGAAAGTGGCCTCTTAGTGTAATTTAAGTAAAAAGGAGGGGCCCTTCTCGAATATGCATGAATATCTGGAACCAGAGTACGTCGTCTGAGAGAATAGTGGAGCAAAAGCTCTGTAGCAACGGTGGACATTTGCTATATCTCTGTTTGATTGATTTAAtcagagaaagaagaaaagaggcagGCGGCAGATTTACCTGcagatatatatgtatatatatatagatatgtGTGTGcgtgtatgtgtatatatatatatatatatatatatatgtataacaGCTGCTGATGGATATATTATCcttattttcctctttcctcCAAGTTGCCAGGTTAAAGCGGTAACTTCCcggtattttctttttcaagatcTCGTAGGCTCTAATCTACCTTCCACCTGCCCTCATCTTAAATTTCATAATATTATTATTTCCAtgctacaaaaaaaaatactaaaaataaTAGATTGCTTCTCCTTATGAATAAATTtcgtttgaaaaaatatatttaaaaaaaaaggtaatattCTTTCATTCTCACGACATAAAGACCGTATAGAATTTATGAAAAAAACATAACCAAACTAGATTCTAGCAAACAAAGAATGGTAAGAGCGCGATGAATTTAGTAAAGCGTCAATATTATAGTAAAAAGATTATAATAAACGAAAAATAGCGAGATCAAGATGAATTTTAGTAGagtataatatttcaaatacttTTATATTATTGTCTAATTTTAGAAGGCTCGCTATATTTGAAGGACcatataatcaaaataaaaaatcaactaaTTTTAAGAATTCTCACATCTTCAAATACAACTATTTTGCTTTTATAATTATATAGTAGACCTAtcaaaaaaaaaggctaaaaaTTGAGTATGTGTTATGAGGGGCAAATCTTTCAAAAGAAATGAGTCATAGAGGCAACAAGAGAATTGGCAAAAAATCCAAGGGGAGGAAGTGATAAATTTCTCATGTGATGCGGTCAGGCGTCCAGATGTCTGCGCGCTTTGCGGCCAGAAAGTGGTCATTATAATATAACGCACTTTAGACTATGGACAGCGACACTTTTAGCCGACCACGTATCTTTAGTCTTTACGTACCTTAAAAGGGTCAAACTTTTATCTCCGACCCTTTGGACTTTTAATttaagatattgtcttttaccCATCATTGCTTCATAGAAGAAGGGCAGTTATttgtctttttctctttctttctttcaggTTCCTGTCCTTAACTATTCTTCGACTGCCAACGATGGAGGCAGCTCCGTCTatctttgtttggatagagtgttatttaaaataattattctagcattttttatgatgtgatgtatatgagataaaaaattaattaaaaatataaaaaggtgagttgagaaatatgtttatgatgcaaataaaatattatttggaataataatagaatccaaacaaacctgAATCAGAAAATTCTCtggaaaaaatattcaaaagtttaaaaaggaaaaacactAGGAATTTTGCATTTGTAGTTATGAATTATAACACTCAATAATTTGGCATTGGAGGTAATTATCTTAGATGTGaaccctttttttcttctctttttttttaatttgaaggACCTATGAGGAATAATTTGAAGGACCTATGATTTTGGATAAGCATGCCTACATGACTTGCGTGATTGGAGCAGCAATTTCCCACAAGAAAGACGGGAATAATACTACTACTCCTTTTGGCcttgtcattttcttctaaATTTATCTTGTCGACTAAAATCAATATCCCATGTCCCAAatcaaagaaagaagagaagtaaaagaagaaataatatcCTTTTGCACAATAAAAGGATTACCGTAATACTATCGTTTAGATAAACAGAGGTTAGGCACTTTGAGTAATGCCTCCCCCAAATTGAAATATCAATGGTCTAATGCTAAATcctccctccccccccccccccccaacccacaaaacaaaaaaaatacgtaaaaggggaaaaaataatACTATACAGATGGCAATCATGACATTTAGCATCTTTTAATCCATTTATCATGGCAAAATTACAGCAACCCCCCATTTGGAATTCTTGTTTCATCGATGATATGATCTGAAAAACTCAAGGACAATTACTCGTTTGGAAAGGAAAACCAGGGGATGATGCTTTAACAATAATGCAATCTGCGGCTTAACTCATCATGAACGAAGGAGCTACAACAGAATTAATGTAAATCAGATAAACCACAGCAAAAGTTTCATTTTGTGTTAGAGCTCTTTAATTCCAGCAAATGCAAGAATAGCTTTACAGTAGCATGTGTCATTTTGTTCGATACTTACAAAAAGAAAGGTGCAATCTACAACTTTCACAAGATCTTTGGCCAAGTATTGAGTACCCAACACCTAAGCTTCAAGAGCTTCGccttttaaaaaagaaaagccaCAAGAGCTTCAATGCTAGTGTATAGTTGCTTTATGCTGACCTCCTGGTTAGCTGATCACTGGATGTGCTCTCAAATATCTTGTCGGCATTGCCAACCTCAAATCCATCTCGTCTGTGAAACTCTTTGACCTGTACAGATTAAGGAACCATTTTTTTCGCATAAGCCTTGATATGCAATTAACAAAATTTGAGCACGCAAATTTTCAACTAAAGGTTGCAAACCTCTTTCTCTGGTAAATTCTTGTATTGAGGCAGTATGAGACGTTCAGCAAATTCAATGTATGAACAGGGGACTGAACTCTCAATGCCATCTGCAAACTGGAAAGCAACTGAATCTGCTACTGTTGAGCTTTGCAAGAGAAGACCATCAGGGCTCACTGAAAATGAAATAGATACGCAATATAAGTTATCAACTCATACTTCCAACATGTTGATGTGGAAACCATTGAATAGACAAGAAAGCAATTTATCATGAATAACGAACCAAGCCACCTGATATATACGGTCAACTATTTTATAGTACTTCACAGCATGAGGGATCATTCATATGTATTTCTCACCTTGCACAAAGTTCACAATcatgccccccccccccctctcttcccaaaacaaagaaaaaaagttttcaAGTGTAATGCTGTTTCATTAGATTCACAAAAATCCAGCTCACAAATGTTGAAACGTATCCAGAAGGAAAAGAGTGATTATTTGCCTTCAGGAAAAGGTTTGACAAGACAAAATAATATAAATCTTGGTTAAGAGAGGAACCATCATTAGTATCTTTTTAATGCAAAAGCTCCATTCATCAGTCTTTTGACATTTTAAACTACAGGGaacctaaataaataaattgaaacAGAAATAGCATAGATAACTTCTACTTTCTCCAATTGAAGGCCAACTACCAAGTCTCTACACAGCAGGCAAGAGATTGGAAAAGTTATCAAACACAATaactatttttttgttttttattaatGGAAGTGCAATCTAGAATTTTTTTGCTCTTTTCGTCTTATCTATTTCACTTTGCAAGAGAATagtaaaagagagaaaattttcttgaaaaaaaatcagCTAGCCCAAAATTTTCTGTCTGTCACTCGTGGGATTATAAATTCTAAATTTGAAGAACAT from the Coffea arabica cultivar ET-39 chromosome 11e, Coffea Arabica ET-39 HiFi, whole genome shotgun sequence genome contains:
- the LOC113719178 gene encoding alpha-amylase 3, chloroplastic-like isoform X4 — protein: MSTVATELLLHYSLRRRTLVPDIHAYSRRAPPFYLNYTKRPLSGGPSLSSFELKAPEALTLRASASTDTAAVVESDVVFSETFSLKRPVKVEGKITIRLVNGKDEENWQLLVGCSLPGKWVLHWGVKYIGDVGSEWDQPPPEMRPPGSIAIKDYAIESPLEKSSTLEGESFYEVKIDFNTNNSIAAINFVLKDEDSGSWYQHRGRDFKVPLTEYRHDDGNVVGAKKGFGIWPGAFGQLSNMLLKSEGAENKTDFTTCESKDPPHQNSRLEGFYEEHPIVRETLVDNSVTVSVTQCPETAKNLLYIETDLPGDVIVHWGVCKDKDRKWELPEQPYPSETKVFKNKALRTLLQRKEGGTCSSGSFTLDVGLTAFVFALKLNENTWLNNMGKDFYIPLSSSRVLNKEHSQSHSANKTKESSTVYTDGIINEIRNLVSDIASEKSRKTKIKEAQESILQEIEKLAAEAYSIFRSAIPTFTEEGVSEAEVLTPSVKIASGTGSGFEVVCQGFNWESHKSGRWYMELHQKAAELSSLGFTVVWLPPPTESVSPEGYMPKDLYNLNSRYGSIDELKSLVKRFHEVGINVLGDAVLNHRCAHYKNQNGIWNIFGGRLNWDDCAVVADDPHFQGRGNKSSGDNFHAAPNIDHSQEFVRKDLKEWLCWLRQEIGYDGWRLDFVRGFWGGYVKDYIDASEPYFAVGEYWDSLNYTYGDMDHNQDAHRQRIIDWINATNGCAGAFDVTTKGILHSALGRYEYWRLSDEKGKPPGVVGWWPSRAVTFIENHDTGSTQGHWRFPGGKEMQGYAYILTHPGTPTVFYDHIFSDYQSELSKLISVRTRNKIHCRSIVKVMKAERDVYAAIIDEKVAMKIGPGYYEPQTGPQKWSLATEGKDYKVWEAS
- the LOC113719178 gene encoding alpha-amylase 3, chloroplastic-like isoform X1 — protein: MSTVATELLLHYSLRRRTLVPDIHAYSRRAPPFYLNYTKRPLSGGPSLSSFELKAPEALTLRASASTDTAAVVESDVVFSETFSLKRPVKVEGKITIRLVNGKDEENWQLLVGCSLPGKWVLHWGVKYIGDVGRCSEWDQPPPEMRPPGSIAIKVDYAIESPLEKSSTLEGESFYEVKIDFNTNNSIAAINFVLKDEDSGSWYQHRGRDFKVPLTEYRHDDGNVVGAKKGFGIWPGAFGQLSNMLLKSEGAENKTDFTTCESKDPPHQNSRLEGFYEEHPIVRETLVDNSVTVSVTQCPETAKNLLYIETDLPGDVIVHWGVCKDKDRKWELPEQPYPSETKVFKNKALRTLLQRKEGGTCSSGSFTLDVGLTAFVFALKLNENTWLNNMGKDFYIPLSSSRVLNKEHSQSHSANKTKESSTVYTDGIINEIRNLVSDIASEKSRKTKIKEAQESILQEIEKLAAEAYSIFRSAIPTFTEEGVSEAEVLTPSVKIASGTGSGFEVVCQGFNWESHKSGRWYMELHQKAAELSSLGFTVVWLPPPTESVSPEGYMPKDLYNLNSRYGSIDELKSLVKRFHEVGINVLGDAVLNHRCAHYKNQNGIWNIFGGRLNWDDCAVVADDPHFQGRGNKSSGDNFHAAPNIDHSQEFVRKDLKEWLCWLRQEIGYDGWRLDFVRGFWGGYVKDYIDASEPYFAVGEYWDSLNYTYGDMDHNQDAHRQRIIDWINATNGCAGAFDVTTKGILHSALGRYEYWRLSDEKGKPPGVVGWWPSRAVTFIENHDTGSTQGHWRFPGGKEMQGYAYILTHPGTPTVFYDHIFSDYQSELSKLISVRTRNKIHCRSIVKVMKAERDVYAAIIDEKVAMKIGPGYYEPQTGPQKWSLATEGKDYKVWEAS